One Solanum pennellii chromosome 10, SPENNV200 genomic region harbors:
- the LOC107032367 gene encoding metal tolerance protein 9 isoform X1 codes for MEISRSNVGGGSNDGPLFDSFRTELLSPAAQAVVDQIQSSSSASWRLNVSEFHLPEQRRSDPRCFSVHRLLPTPRKQGKIAEYYKRQERLVEGFNEMDTINESGCLPASLTEDEMKQLARSERMAIHLSNMANVLLFIAKIYASVQSKSLAVIASTLDSLLDLLSGFILWFTSNAMRNPNQYHYPIGKKRMQPVGVIVFASVMATLGLQILFESAKELINQSRPEMDHEKEKWTIGIMVSVTMVKFLLMVYCRRFKNEIVRAYAQDHFFDVITNSVGLVTAVLAVRFYWWIDPTGAIIIALYTISTWARTVAENVGVLIGRTAPPDFLTKLTYLIWNHHEEIKHIDTVRAYTFGVNYFVEVDIVLPEDMFLNQAHNIGETLQEKLEQLPEVERAFVHIDFEFTHRPEHKITV; via the exons ATGGAGATCAGTCGGAGTAATGTTGGTGGCGGCAGCAATGACGGCCCTCTGTTCGACAGTTTTAGGACGGAACTGCTGTCTCCGGCTGCCCAGGCGGTGGTTGATCAGATTCAGTCATCATCTTCCGCGTCATGGAGGCTTAACGTTAGTGAATTTCATCTTCCAGAGCAACGACGCTCTGATCCTCGCTGCTTCAGTGTCCATCGTCTCCTTCCCACTCCCA GGAAACAGGGTAAAATCGCGGAATATTACAAAAGGCAGGAAAGGCTTGTAGAAGGGTTCAATGAGATGGATACCATTAATGAATCTGGTTGTTTACCTGCAAGTCTAACTGag GACGAAATGAAGCAGCTTGCTAGGAGTGAAAGGATGGCTATTCATTTATCAAACATGGCTAATGTGTTACTATTCATAGCAAAAATATACGCATCTGTTCAGAGTAAATCATTGGCTGTTATAGCATCGACGTTGGATTCTCTGTTAGACCTTTTATCCGGGTTTATTCTGTGGTTTACTTCTAATGCCATGAGAAATCCAAATCAGTATCACTATCCTATTGGGAAAAAAAGGATGCAGCCTGTG GGTGTTATTGTTTTTGCATCTGTAATGGCAACACTAGGATTACAAATACTGTTTGAGTCTGCAAAAGAACTCATAAATCAG TCTCGCCCTGAGATGGACCACGAGAAGGAAAAATGGACGATTGGGATTATGGTCTCGGTCACAATGGTCAAGTTTCTGCTTATGGTCTACTGTCGAAGgttcaaaaatgaaattgtaagAGCTTATGCCCAAGACCATTTCTTTGATGTCATAACCAACTCAGTTGGATTAGTGACTGCTGTCTTAGCAGTCCGATTCTACTGGTGGATCGATCCTACAGGAGCTATCATA ATAGCTCTGTACACAATTAGCACGTGGGCGAGGACAGTAGCAGAAAATGTCGGGGTACTCATAGGAAGAACAGCTCCACCAGACTTTCTTACGAAATTAACCTATCTTATATGGAATCATCATGAAGAGATCAAGCACATTGACACGGTTAGAGCATATACTTTTGGCGTAAATTACTTTGTGGAAGTTGATATAGTGTTGCCAGAGGACATGTTTTTGAATCAGGCACATAATATTGGTGAAACACTGCAAGAAAAACTGGAGCAACTCCCTGAAGTAGAGCGTGCTTTCGTCCATATTGACTTCGAGTTCACTCACAGGCCAGAACACAAAATCACAGTGTAA
- the LOC107032367 gene encoding metal tolerance protein 10 isoform X2, producing MDTINESGCLPASLTEDEMKQLARSERMAIHLSNMANVLLFIAKIYASVQSKSLAVIASTLDSLLDLLSGFILWFTSNAMRNPNQYHYPIGKKRMQPVGVIVFASVMATLGLQILFESAKELINQSRPEMDHEKEKWTIGIMVSVTMVKFLLMVYCRRFKNEIVRAYAQDHFFDVITNSVGLVTAVLAVRFYWWIDPTGAIIIALYTISTWARTVAENVGVLIGRTAPPDFLTKLTYLIWNHHEEIKHIDTVRAYTFGVNYFVEVDIVLPEDMFLNQAHNIGETLQEKLEQLPEVERAFVHIDFEFTHRPEHKITV from the exons ATGGATACCATTAATGAATCTGGTTGTTTACCTGCAAGTCTAACTGag GACGAAATGAAGCAGCTTGCTAGGAGTGAAAGGATGGCTATTCATTTATCAAACATGGCTAATGTGTTACTATTCATAGCAAAAATATACGCATCTGTTCAGAGTAAATCATTGGCTGTTATAGCATCGACGTTGGATTCTCTGTTAGACCTTTTATCCGGGTTTATTCTGTGGTTTACTTCTAATGCCATGAGAAATCCAAATCAGTATCACTATCCTATTGGGAAAAAAAGGATGCAGCCTGTG GGTGTTATTGTTTTTGCATCTGTAATGGCAACACTAGGATTACAAATACTGTTTGAGTCTGCAAAAGAACTCATAAATCAG TCTCGCCCTGAGATGGACCACGAGAAGGAAAAATGGACGATTGGGATTATGGTCTCGGTCACAATGGTCAAGTTTCTGCTTATGGTCTACTGTCGAAGgttcaaaaatgaaattgtaagAGCTTATGCCCAAGACCATTTCTTTGATGTCATAACCAACTCAGTTGGATTAGTGACTGCTGTCTTAGCAGTCCGATTCTACTGGTGGATCGATCCTACAGGAGCTATCATA ATAGCTCTGTACACAATTAGCACGTGGGCGAGGACAGTAGCAGAAAATGTCGGGGTACTCATAGGAAGAACAGCTCCACCAGACTTTCTTACGAAATTAACCTATCTTATATGGAATCATCATGAAGAGATCAAGCACATTGACACGGTTAGAGCATATACTTTTGGCGTAAATTACTTTGTGGAAGTTGATATAGTGTTGCCAGAGGACATGTTTTTGAATCAGGCACATAATATTGGTGAAACACTGCAAGAAAAACTGGAGCAACTCCCTGAAGTAGAGCGTGCTTTCGTCCATATTGACTTCGAGTTCACTCACAGGCCAGAACACAAAATCACAGTGTAA